GCATCGCGCTCGGCCGCCTGCGCGCGCCGACCGCGGCGTCGCGGCGGCCGCCTGCCCGCACCGACGGCGAGGAGTTAAGAAGGGCACCTTCTACTACGGAAAACGATAAGAAGGTGCCCTTCCTTTCCGGGAGGGCGTCACGGTCGGTAGGCGGTCCTAGGACGCTAGGGTGAGGGGCGGGTGGCTGGCCGGGTGCGGCTCTCGTGGTCCACACTGGATCTCCATGCTGCCGGGACGAGGGGGCCGACCATCAACACCGTGCCGAGGGTGACCGACGCGATGGCCGGCGCGCGTGCCGCGATCCTGGCCCGGCTGTGGGGGGCGCTGGTGCGCGAGCCGCTGCCGGGTGTGCAGCGGCAGGCGTACGGCGGCGACACCCGGGTCACTCTGCCGGGCGGCGAGCGGATCATCGGTTCGACGGCGCTGGCGCTGCCGTTCGCGGTGCCGCCGGAGGGGATGCGCCTGGTCACCGACACGGTCGCGGTCGACGATCCGGTGGAGCTGCTGCGGGCGGTGCGGCTGCCGGGTGACGCGGTGCGGCTGGCCACGGAGATCCGGAGCAGCCTGGCCGGGCTGGCGCTGGCCCGCGCCGGGCAGCCGGGGCCGCAGGGCGGCGGACCGGCGCTGGAGGTGCTGGCGGGGCGGGCCGACGGGCTCGCGCTGCTGGAGCAGTCCGTCGTGGACGGTCATCCGCTGCACCCCTGCTGCCGCACCCGGATCGGCATGAGCGAGGCCGAGATGCTGGCGTACGCCCCCGAGCACCGCCCCACGGTGACGCTGGAGGTGTACGCCGTGCCGCCCAAGCGCTGGCTGACCACGGGTGCGGGGCTCGCGCCCCGGCTGCCGGTGCACCCGTGGCAGCGTGAGCACGTCCTGTCGGCGTACCCGTTCCTGAAGCCCACCGGCGAGAAGATCGCCGCCCGGCCGCTGATGTCGCTGCGCACGCTCGCCGCGGTGGGCGACCCCACCCGGCACTACAAGACCGCCGTCGACGTGCAGATGACCAGCGCCGTGCGCATCGTCTCCCCCGCCGCCGTGCGCAACGGGCCGGTCGTGTCCCGCCTGCTGACCACGCTGTCGGCCGACCTCGGCCTGCAGGTGTGGCCGGAGCTGGCGGCCGGGGCCGTGCTCGGCGAGGACGGCACCCCGCTGCGCAGCCTGGCCGTGGTGGCCCGGCGCGCGCCCCGGCCCGGCCCGAACGAGGTGGTCCTGCCGATCGCCGCGCTGGCCGCGCCCTCCCCCGCCGACGGGCGGCCGCTGATCCGCGAGGCGGTGACCCTCGGCTACGGCGGGCATCCGGCGGGCTTCCTCGCCGACCTGGCCGCGCTGATCGTGCCGGTGCTGCTCACCCTGCTGCACCGGGGCGCCGCCCTGGAGGCCCACGGCCAGAACCTGCTGGTCACCCTCAGCCACGGCCGTCCCACCGGCCTGTCCTATCGCGACGTAGGCGGGGTGCGGCTGAGCCCGCAGCGGCTGCGCCGCCATGGCGCCGACGTCCCGGCCCTGCACGGCGACCTGGCCAGTGACGACCCGGCCGAGCTGCGCGCCAAGGTGCTGGCCTCGGGTTTCGCCGTCGCGCTCGGCGAGCCGATCGCGGTGCTGGCATGGGAGTACGGCGTCGTCCCCGAGCTGCTGTGGCGCCTGGTCCGCGAGCGGGTCGAGGTGGTGTACGACAGCCTGCCGCCGCACGCCGTGGCCGACGCGCACGCCGTGCTCGGCGAACCGCTGCCGCTGAAGGCCACCACGGCGATGCGCCTGGCCGCCGACCCGCTCACCGACGTGTGGGCGTCCCTGCCGAACCCGCTGGCCGCCTGATGCGCCCGCTCACCGACCCGATCGGCGCGGAACTGGCCGAACTCGCCCCGCACCTGCTCGACGGGTATGCCGCCGCGCTGCCGCGGGCCCGGGTCACGGTGGCGACCCGGCTGGCCGAGGCGCTGTGGCGGGAGGACCTCGGCGACGCGCGCGCCCGTTTCCGGGGGCGGCGCCACGCGTTCGACCGGGTGCTGCTCGACCCGGTCGACGCCGACCCGGTCGACCTGGTGTCCCACGAGGGGCTGCGCGCGGAGCTGGACAGCGCGGTGCACGGGCTCGCGCTCGCGTACGCCCGCCGGTCCGCGCAGGACCCGGGACATCGGGCCGCCGCGGCCGCCAACGGGGTCGCCGACCTGCCGGCACTGCTCGACGGAACCCCGCCCGACGAGCGCACGGTGCGGCTGGAGCAGCTCGCGGTCGAGGGGCACAACCTGCACCCGTGCGGCCGCACCCGGCTCGGCTGGGGCACCGGCGACATGATCGCCCACGACCTGGAGAGCGAGTCGACGGCGATCGGGTTCCTGTCGGTGCGGCCGGAGCTGGCCCTCGGCGACGACCTGTCCGAGCGGCTCGGGGTGGCCGTGCCCGGCGGGCGGCGGCTGCTGCCCGTGCACATCTGGCAGCTGCGCCACCTGACCGGCCGCCATCCGGAACTGTTCGCCGACGGCACGCTGCGCGTGCTCGACCAGGTGCTGCCCGCCCGGCCCACCGCCGCGCTGCGCACCGTGCTGCCCGCGGGCGCGACCTATCTCAAGCTGTCGCTGGACATCCAGGTCACCTCGACCCGGCGCAGCATCTCCATCGCGTCCACCCGCAACGGCCCGGAGCTGAGCAGGGTCCTGTCACAGCTGCTGGAGCGGGTGCCGGGCGGCGACCGGGTGCTGCTGATGGCCGAGCCGATGGGCGTCGCCGGGCTGCTGGAGGACGGCCGCCAGCTGAGCACCATCGCCCGCGACGGCCTGGGCGGGCGGCTGGCCCCCGGCGAGCAGCCGTATCCGGCCAGCGCGCTGGCCGCGACCGACCCGGTGACCGGCCGTACGCTGCTCGCGGGCCTGGTCGACCGGTATGCGCGCACCCGGGGCGGCTCCTCGTCGGCCGCGGCGGCGGGTTTCCTGGGCGAGTACGCCGCGCTGCTGCTGCCGCCGGTGCTGGCGCTGGCCGCCCGGCACGGCATCGGCCTGGAGGCGCACCTGCAGAACTGCGTGCCCACCTTCGTCGGCGGCGTGCCGCACCGGCTGGCCCTGCGGGACCTGGCCGGGCTGCGGGTACACCAGCCGCGCCTGGCCGCCTCGGGGGCCGCGCTGCACCTGTGGCCCGGTTCGGTGATCGGCACCGAGGAGGAGGCGGTGCTGCTGGCGAAGGTGGCGTACACCGCGTTCCAGGCGCACCTGGGCGAGCTGGTGCTGCGGCTGGGCCAGTCGCACGCGCTCGACGAGGCCGCCGCCTGGCAGATCGTCCGCGACGTGGTCGACGAGGCCCTGGCCGGCCACCCCGACCACGCCTTCTACACCGCCCCCACGGTGCCCCACAAAGCCCTCACCCGGATGCGCCTCGCGGGCACCGGCGACCTCTACGTCCCCGTGCAGAACCCGCTGCACGCCCGATCATGAGCGGCGCGGGCGTGACGCCGGAGCGGGTGGCGTCGGCGGTGCGCGGGCTGGCGTCGCCGGTGTGCGCGTACGTGTACGACCCGGCCGTGCTCGCCGCGCGGGTCGCCGAGCTGCGGGCGGCGCTGCCGGGGGTGACCGTCTGCTACGCGGTCAAGGCCAACGGGCACCCGGCGATCGTCGCGGCGGCCGCGGCGGCCTGCGACGGGCTGGAGGTCGCCTCGGGCGGCGAGCTGGCCCTGGCCGAGGCGGCGGGCGCGCGCCGGATCGTGTTCGGCGGCCCGGCCAAGACCGACGGCGAGCTGGCCCACGCCCTGCGCCTGGGCGCGACGGTGAACGTGGAGAGCCCGCACGAGCTGCGCCGCCTCAGCCTGCTGGCGCAGCGGGCCGGGACGACCGCGACGATCACCTTGCGGGTCAACCGCGCCGACGCCGGGCTGCCCGGCACGCATGCGATGACCGGCGCGCCGACGCCGTTCGGGGTGGACGAGGCGCAGCTGCCCCAGGTGGTGGCGCTGGCCCGGGCACTGCCGGGGCTGGATCTGGCCGGGTGGCACCTGCACGCGGTGTCCAACAATCTGGACGCCGCCGCGCACAGCGCGTTCCTGGCGGAGGCGCTGCGCTGGTCGGCGGCCACCTCACGGGAGCTGGGCGTGCCGCTGCGTACGGTCAACGCGGGCGGCGGCTTCGGCGTCGACTACACCGGCGGCGCGTCGTTCGCGCTGGACGAGCTGCGGGTGGCCGTGCCGGACGGGGTCGAGCTGGTGGTGGAGCCCGGCCGGTGGCCGGCCGCCGACGCCGGCTGGTACGCCGCCGAGGTGCTCGACCTCAAGCACACGCACGGGCGCTGGTTCGCGGTGCTGCGCGGCGGCACCCACCACTTCCGGCTGCCCGCCGCGTGGGGGTACAGCCACCCGTTCACGGTGCTGCCGGTGGCGCGGTGGGACTACCCGTGGCCGCGGCCGGAGGTGGCCGGGGTCGCGGTGGACGCCGTCGGCGAGCTGTGCACCCCGCGCGACGTGCTGACCCGCGGCCAGCAGGTGGACCGGCTGCGCGTCGGTGACGTGCTGCTGTTCGGCCGCACGGGGGCGTACGGCTGGGACATCTCGCACCACGACTTCCTGCGCCATCCGCGGCCGGAGTTCGTCGTGCTCGACCGCGCAGAGTGACCTCGCGATGTACCCAGCGAATCGGATGATCACGAGTCGGTCCGGGCTGTTCGGCCCGGCTTGACAGCGTCCTAGACTGTGCCGGTCCACCACCGGTGTGTGGTGCGATACACCCCCCATCACGCCCCCCTCGACACCCCTGAAAGCGGAGGCCCCGATGCCGAACGGCCGTAGCTCCGCGGTCCGATCGCACCGGCGCGGCGGCCGGAAGCGCCGCATCGCACCTTGGATCGTCATCCCGATGTCGGTCGTGCTGGTCGGTTCCGGTCTGACCATCGGGTACGTATACCTGATCAAGAACGCGTGCAGCGGCAGCGCCCAGGCCACCGTCGTGGCCGCGCCCGGCACCGCCCAGCTGTTGCGCTCCCTGGCCGACAAGTGGTCCGACACCAACCCGTCCGTCGACGGCATCTGCGCCTCGGTGCAGATCGGTGAGCAGGAGACCGCCGCGACCGTGCAGGCGCTGGCCCACGAGTGGGACCCGGCCACCTCCGGCCCCGCGCCCGACGTCTGGGTGCCGCCGTCGAGCGCCTGGGTCAAGGCCGCCGCCGCCAAGAGCGCCGTCGCCGACCAGCTGCTGCCCGACCGCCTGCCCAGCGTGGCGCGTACGCCCGTGGTCATCGCGATGCCGAAGGCCGCCGCGGAGACGTTCGGCTGGCCCGACGCGCAGCTGGACTGGAAGGACCTGCTGGACAAGCTCGCGCAGAACTCGTCGGTCAAGGTCGGCATGAGCAACCCCGCCACCTCCACCGCGGGCCTGCTGGCGCTGTCGGCGATCATCGACGCGGACGACAACACCGAGGTCGACCCGACCGAGCTGGGCCGCGTGTTCTCGCTGGAGCAGCGCCTGGCCGTCTACACCAGCACCACCGACGAGCTGTTCGCCGAGTACGTCAAGGGCGCGGGCAAGACCGTCAACGCGTTCCCGGCGCTGGAGCAGGACATCGTGCGGCACAACGCCGAGCACCCCGACCTGCCGCTGGTCGCCCTCTACCCGAAGAACGCCACCACCGAGGCGGACAACCCGTACCTGGTGCTGAAGAACGCGGGCTGGACCAGCCCGGAGCGGATCGGCGCGGCTGAGGCGTTCCTGAACTACATCAGCGGGGACGCGGCCCGCGACGCCGTGCGCGAGCAGGGCTACCGCGACTCCAACCGGGTGCCCGGCCCGAAGCTGACCCCGGCCAACGGCGTGGTGAGCAAGCTGACCGCGCTGCCCGGCGGCGTGCTGCTGTCCGAGTCGATCACCCGGACCGTGGACACCTGGACCGCGCTGACCCGCCCCACCAACATGCTGATGGTGCTCGACGTGTCGGGCTCCATGGGCGGCCTGGTGCGCGGCACCGGCCAGACGAAGCTGGACCTGACCAAGGCGGGCGCACGCGAGGCCGTCGACATGTTCGGCGACGACGTGCAGATGGGCCTGTGGGTGTTCTCGTCGCAGCAGTCGGGCACCAAGGCCTACCGCGAGGTGGTCGGCCTGGGCAAGCTCACCGACGACGTGGACGGCAAGTCGCGCCGTGCCCAGCTCAAGAGCAGGCTCAACGGCCTAGAGCCGGGCGGCAACACCGGCATGTACGACACGGTGTGGGCGGCGTACCAGAACATGCAGAAGAACTACGTCGAGGGCGCGACCAACATGATCGTGCTGCTGTCCGACGGCGCCGACGACGACCAGCTGCAGGGCCTCAAGCTCGACCAGCTCGTCGAGAAGATCAAGAACGCCGACGGCAACAAGCCGGTCAAGGTGATCACGATCGCCCTCGGCAAGCCGTCCAACAGCGCCGCGATGGCGAAGATCTCGTCCGCGACGGGCGTCAACACGTACAGCTCCGAGCGCTCGTACGACATCGGCAACGTCCTGCGCGCCGCCATCTTCGACTTCCAGGAGTGACCCGGCCACGGGGCGGCCCGCGCCGCCCCGTGGCCCTCGGGGTCAGGCCAGGCCGTGCAGGAGCGCGCGGACCGGGGCGGCCTTGGCTGCGGCCTCGGCGACCTCGGCGGCGGGGTCGGAGTCGATGGTGATGCCGCCGCCGGCCCACACGTGCACGTCGTCGCCGTCGGCGACCACGGTGCGGATGGTCAGGCCGAGGTCGATCCCGGCCGGGCCGATCCAGCCCAGCGCGCCCATGCTGACGCCCCGGCCGACCGGCTCCAGGGCGGCGATCTCGCGCAGCGCGGCGAGCTTCGGGGCGCCGGTGACCGAACCCCCCGGGCATACCGCGCGCAGCAGCTCCGCCAGGCCGGTGCCGGGCCGGACCAGGCAGGTCACGTCGGATTCAGCCTGCCACAGGTCGGCCCAGCGGCGCACCGCGAACAGCTCCGGCACCCGCACCGAGCCGGTGACGGCGACGTGGGACAGGTCGTTGCGCTGCAGGTCGACGATCATGATGTGCTCGGCGCGCTCCTTGGGCGAGGCGAGCAGCTCCGCGCGCCCGGCCGCGGTGGCCGGGGCGGTGCCCTTGATGGGCCGGGTCACCGCGCGGCCGTCGCGCACCTCCAGCAGCGTCTCCGGGGAGGCGCAGCCGATCGCCCAGCCCTCGCCTTGCAGGATCCCGGCGTAGCGGGCTCCGGGCAGCCGGGCGAGGCGGCGCAGCGCGGGCAGCGGGTCGCCGGCGTACGCCGCGCGCGCGTGGCCGACCAGGTTGACCTGGTAGACGTCACCGCGGGCGATCGCCTCCCGGACCTCCTGGACCGCCTCGGCATGGCGCGAAGGGGTCCAGGACGCCCGCCACGGGCCCAGCCGCCACGGACCGGCAGATCGGTCGAACGCGCCACCCGGCGGCCCTGACGGGCGTACGGTTGCGGCGTGTTCGTAGACCACGACGACCACGTCCGGCACGGCCGGCGCGGGGCTGGGCGCCCCGGCGGCCCCGCCGATCATGGCGGCGCCGCCCGCGGCCGAGACGAACAGCGCCGCGCCGCAGACCTCGTGGTCCCCCGGATCACCCGTCCGGGCCGACAGATCACGGACAGCCGGCCCGTGGTGCGCCAGGAACGCCTCCACCAGGGAGGACGGGTCGCCGGGGTCGCCCCGCCGCCACTCCAGCCGGGAGCGTTCCCAGGCGTGGTCACGACACCCTGCCGGAATGCCAGGAATATCCCTGGCCATCCCGTGGGTAGGAGCTAGACCGACCGGCTTCATTCCGCTCGTCCGAAAGGTTGATTGTTCGAAAAGGCCAGCGTTACGTGCTCGTAAAAGGCTCGTTCGACTTGGTAGCGTGCGTCACTGTTGTGATCGACAGCACACCGGCGCCGGACAGTCTCTGACCGAGCTTCCAACGCCACCACCCCTAACCGAATCGCGGAGAACCCCGATGTTGTGCCAGCACCAACCGGTCTGCCCCTCAGCCGACGCGATCGACCACGACGCTGCGAAGGTCGTCGCATCCTTCCCTGAGCAGGGCTGGAGCCTGCTCTGCAACGGCGTCATCGTGTTCGAGGACACCGGCGAACTGCTCCCCGACGGGTCGAGCATCGCTCCGCACCGCGGCCCCGCGGTGCACGCCATGGCCTGACCCTCCGGCCCTCACCAGGGGCGCGACGGAGCGCCCCGAAGATCAAGCACATTCTCGCACCCGAAGCGCCGGCCCGAAGCCCGCGTCCCGCAGGACGCCTCCCCGGGCCGGCGACGTCAGACCCCTCAGGCGAAGGCCTCCGGCGGCGGGCACGAGCAGACCAGGTTGCGGTCGCCGTACGCCCCGTCGATCCGCCGGACCGGCGGCCAGTACTTCCCGGCGCGCTCCGACGCGCCCGCCAGACCCGGGTAGGCCGCGACCGAGCGCGGGTACGCGTGCTCCCAGGAGTCCCCGGTCACCATCGACGCCGTGTGCGGCGCGTTGACCAGCGGGTTGTCCCCGGCCGGCCACTCGCCCGCGGCCACCTTGTCGATCTCGCGGCGGATCGAGATCATCGCGTTGACGAACCGGTCCAGCTCGCCCAGGTCCTCGCTCTCGGTCGGCTCCACCATCAGCGTGCCCGCCACCGGGAACGACATGGTCGGCGCGTGGAAGCCGTAGTCGATCAGGCGCTTGGCCACGTCGTCCACGGTCACGCCGGTGGCCTTGGTGATCGGCCGCAGGTCGAGGATGCACTCGTGCGCGACCAGGCCCTTGTTGCCGCTGTACAGCACCGGGTAGTGCTCGCGCAGCCGCGCCGCGACGTAGTTGGCCGCCAGCACCGCGGTGCCGGTCGCCGCCGCCAGGCCCTCCGGGCCCATCATGCGCAGGTACGCCCACGGGATGGGCAGGATGCCCGCGCTGCCGTGCGGGGCCGCGCTGATCGCCGACACCTCCGACGAACCGGGCAGGAACGGCGCCAGGTGCGCGCGCACCGCCACCGGGCCCACGCCGGGGCCGCCGCCGCCGTGCGGGATGCAGAACGTCTTGTGCAGGTTCAGGTGCGACACGTCCGCGCCGAACTTGCCCGGCTTGGCGAAGCCGACCAGCGCGTTCAGGTTCGCGCCGTCCACGTACACCTGGCCGCCCGCCTCGTGCACCTTCGCGCACAGCGAGGCGATGCCGGTCTCGTACACCCCGTGCGTCGACGGGTAGGTGACCATGATCGCGGCGAGGTCGTCGCGGTGCTTCTCGATCGCCCGGTCCAGGTCGACCAGGTCCACGTTGCCGGACTCGTCGCAGGCCACCACGACCACGCGCATGCCGGCCATCACGGCGCTGGCCGCGTTGGTGCCGTGCGCGCTGGACGGGATCAGGCACACGTCGCGGTGCGCCGCGCCGTTGGCCCGGTGGTACGCCCGGATCGCCAGCAGGCCCGCCAGCTCGCCCTGCGAACCGGCGTTGGGCTGCACGCTGACCGCGTCGTAGCCGGTGACCTCGGCCAGCCATGCCTCCAGCTGCCCGATCATCTCCCGGTAGCCGGCCGTCTGGTGCCGCGGCGCGAACGGGTGCAGCTGGCCGAACTCCGGCCAGGTGACCGCCTCCATCTCCGTGGTGGCGTTCAGCTTCATGGTGCACGAGCCCAGCGGGATCATGCCCCGGTCCAGCGCGTAGTCCAGGTCGGACAGCCGGCGCAGGTAGCGCAGCATGGCCGTCTCGGAGTGGTGGCTGCGGAACACCTCGTGGGTCAGGAACTCGGTGTCGCGCACCAGGTGCGCCGGGATCGCCGTCGCCTCGCGCGGCTCGGCCAGCTCCACCCCGAACGCGGCGCAGACCGCCCTGAGGTGCGCGACGGTGGTGGTCTCGTCGCACGAGACGCCGACCCGGTCCGCGTCGATCAGGCGCAGGTTGATCCCGTCGCGCTCGGCGGCGGCGACCACGGTCTCCGCGCGGCCCGGCACGACCGCCGTCACGGTGTCGAAGAACGCGGTGTGCGCGATCTCCACACCACCGGTGAGCAGGCTGACCGCCAGACGGCTGGCGCAGTCGTGCGCGTGGCGCGCGATCTTCGTCAGACCCGCCGGGCCGTGATAGACGGCGTACATGCTCGCCATGACGGCGAGCAGCACCTGCGCGGTGCAGATGTTGCTGGTCGCCTTCTCCCGGCGGATGTGCTGCTCGCGAGTCTGCAGCGCGAGCCGGTACGCCTTCGTGCCGTCGACGTCCTTGGAGACGCCGACCAGGCGGCCGGGCAGCGAACGCTCCAGTCCGGCGCGTACGGCCAGGTAGCCGGCGTGCGGGCCGCCGAAGCCCATCGGCACACCGAAGCGCTGGGCGCTGCCGCAGGCGATGTCGGCGCCGATGCTGCCCGGCGCGCGGACCAGGGTCAGCGCCAGCAGGTCGGCGGCCACCGACACCAGGGCCTGGCGGGCGTGCGCCGTCTCGATCAGCGCCGCGTGGTCGCGCAGCGCACCGGAGGCGCCC
The Catellatospora sp. IY07-71 DNA segment above includes these coding regions:
- a CDS encoding substrate-binding and VWA domain-containing protein, whose amino-acid sequence is MSVVLVGSGLTIGYVYLIKNACSGSAQATVVAAPGTAQLLRSLADKWSDTNPSVDGICASVQIGEQETAATVQALAHEWDPATSGPAPDVWVPPSSAWVKAAAAKSAVADQLLPDRLPSVARTPVVIAMPKAAAETFGWPDAQLDWKDLLDKLAQNSSVKVGMSNPATSTAGLLALSAIIDADDNTEVDPTELGRVFSLEQRLAVYTSTTDELFAEYVKGAGKTVNAFPALEQDIVRHNAEHPDLPLVALYPKNATTEADNPYLVLKNAGWTSPERIGAAEAFLNYISGDAARDAVREQGYRDSNRVPGPKLTPANGVVSKLTALPGGVLLSESITRTVDTWTALTRPTNMLMVLDVSGSMGGLVRGTGQTKLDLTKAGAREAVDMFGDDVQMGLWVFSSQQSGTKAYREVVGLGKLTDDVDGKSRRAQLKSRLNGLEPGGNTGMYDTVWAAYQNMQKNYVEGATNMIVLLSDGADDDQLQGLKLDQLVEKIKNADGNKPVKVITIALGKPSNSAAMAKISSATGVNTYSSERSYDIGNVLRAAIFDFQE
- a CDS encoding DUF5999 family protein, coding for MCQHQPVCPSADAIDHDAAKVVASFPEQGWSLLCNGVIVFEDTGELLPDGSSIAPHRGPAVHAMA
- a CDS encoding alanine racemase, with translation MSGAGVTPERVASAVRGLASPVCAYVYDPAVLAARVAELRAALPGVTVCYAVKANGHPAIVAAAAAACDGLEVASGGELALAEAAGARRIVFGGPAKTDGELAHALRLGATVNVESPHELRRLSLLAQRAGTTATITLRVNRADAGLPGTHAMTGAPTPFGVDEAQLPQVVALARALPGLDLAGWHLHAVSNNLDAAAHSAFLAEALRWSAATSRELGVPLRTVNAGGGFGVDYTGGASFALDELRVAVPDGVELVVEPGRWPAADAGWYAAEVLDLKHTHGRWFAVLRGGTHHFRLPAAWGYSHPFTVLPVARWDYPWPRPEVAGVAVDAVGELCTPRDVLTRGQQVDRLRVGDVLLFGRTGAYGWDISHHDFLRHPRPEFVVLDRAE
- a CDS encoding chorismate-binding protein; translation: MARDIPGIPAGCRDHAWERSRLEWRRGDPGDPSSLVEAFLAHHGPAVRDLSARTGDPGDHEVCGAALFVSAAGGAAMIGGAAGAPSPAPAVPDVVVVVYEHAATVRPSGPPGGAFDRSAGPWRLGPWRASWTPSRHAEAVQEVREAIARGDVYQVNLVGHARAAYAGDPLPALRRLARLPGARYAGILQGEGWAIGCASPETLLEVRDGRAVTRPIKGTAPATAAGRAELLASPKERAEHIMIVDLQRNDLSHVAVTGSVRVPELFAVRRWADLWQAESDVTCLVRPGTGLAELLRAVCPGGSVTGAPKLAALREIAALEPVGRGVSMGALGWIGPAGIDLGLTIRTVVADGDDVHVWAGGGITIDSDPAAEVAEAAAKAAPVRALLHGLA
- a CDS encoding IucA/IucC family siderophore biosynthesis protein; its protein translation is MPRVTDAMAGARAAILARLWGALVREPLPGVQRQAYGGDTRVTLPGGERIIGSTALALPFAVPPEGMRLVTDTVAVDDPVELLRAVRLPGDAVRLATEIRSSLAGLALARAGQPGPQGGGPALEVLAGRADGLALLEQSVVDGHPLHPCCRTRIGMSEAEMLAYAPEHRPTVTLEVYAVPPKRWLTTGAGLAPRLPVHPWQREHVLSAYPFLKPTGEKIAARPLMSLRTLAAVGDPTRHYKTAVDVQMTSAVRIVSPAAVRNGPVVSRLLTTLSADLGLQVWPELAAGAVLGEDGTPLRSLAVVARRAPRPGPNEVVLPIAALAAPSPADGRPLIREAVTLGYGGHPAGFLADLAALIVPVLLTLLHRGAALEAHGQNLLVTLSHGRPTGLSYRDVGGVRLSPQRLRRHGADVPALHGDLASDDPAELRAKVLASGFAVALGEPIAVLAWEYGVVPELLWRLVRERVEVVYDSLPPHAVADAHAVLGEPLPLKATTAMRLAADPLTDVWASLPNPLAA
- a CDS encoding IucA/IucC family protein — encoded protein: MRPLTDPIGAELAELAPHLLDGYAAALPRARVTVATRLAEALWREDLGDARARFRGRRHAFDRVLLDPVDADPVDLVSHEGLRAELDSAVHGLALAYARRSAQDPGHRAAAAANGVADLPALLDGTPPDERTVRLEQLAVEGHNLHPCGRTRLGWGTGDMIAHDLESESTAIGFLSVRPELALGDDLSERLGVAVPGGRRLLPVHIWQLRHLTGRHPELFADGTLRVLDQVLPARPTAALRTVLPAGATYLKLSLDIQVTSTRRSISIASTRNGPELSRVLSQLLERVPGGDRVLLMAEPMGVAGLLEDGRQLSTIARDGLGGRLAPGEQPYPASALAATDPVTGRTLLAGLVDRYARTRGGSSSAAAAGFLGEYAALLLPPVLALAARHGIGLEAHLQNCVPTFVGGVPHRLALRDLAGLRVHQPRLAASGAALHLWPGSVIGTEEEAVLLAKVAYTAFQAHLGELVLRLGQSHALDEAAAWQIVRDVVDEALAGHPDHAFYTAPTVPHKALTRMRLAGTGDLYVPVQNPLHARS
- the gcvP gene encoding aminomethyl-transferring glycine dehydrogenase; the protein is MSAFVERHIGPGPDQTEKMLNAIGYSSVEELMDAAIPEVIRWHGALDLPAAATEAETLAELRAFAARNTVATSMIGLGYYGTHTPGVIKRNVLESPAWYTAYTPYQPEISQGRLEALLNFQTVVTDLTGLATANASMLDEGTAAAEAMTLARRSAKSKSNVFVVDADTLPQTIDVITTRAEPLGIEVRVLDLDTEELPAEFFGLQLQYPGASGALRDHAALIETAHARQALVSVAADLLALTLVRAPGSIGADIACGSAQRFGVPMGFGGPHAGYLAVRAGLERSLPGRLVGVSKDVDGTKAYRLALQTREQHIRREKATSNICTAQVLLAVMASMYAVYHGPAGLTKIARHAHDCASRLAVSLLTGGVEIAHTAFFDTVTAVVPGRAETVVAAAERDGINLRLIDADRVGVSCDETTTVAHLRAVCAAFGVELAEPREATAIPAHLVRDTEFLTHEVFRSHHSETAMLRYLRRLSDLDYALDRGMIPLGSCTMKLNATTEMEAVTWPEFGQLHPFAPRHQTAGYREMIGQLEAWLAEVTGYDAVSVQPNAGSQGELAGLLAIRAYHRANGAAHRDVCLIPSSAHGTNAASAVMAGMRVVVVACDESGNVDLVDLDRAIEKHRDDLAAIMVTYPSTHGVYETGIASLCAKVHEAGGQVYVDGANLNALVGFAKPGKFGADVSHLNLHKTFCIPHGGGGPGVGPVAVRAHLAPFLPGSSEVSAISAAPHGSAGILPIPWAYLRMMGPEGLAAATGTAVLAANYVAARLREHYPVLYSGNKGLVAHECILDLRPITKATGVTVDDVAKRLIDYGFHAPTMSFPVAGTLMVEPTESEDLGELDRFVNAMISIRREIDKVAAGEWPAGDNPLVNAPHTASMVTGDSWEHAYPRSVAAYPGLAGASERAGKYWPPVRRIDGAYGDRNLVCSCPPPEAFA